The window GGACATGGTCATCAACTTCGACATGCCCCGCAGCGGCGACGAATACGTGCACCGTATCGGTCGTACCGGACGCGCCGGCAACGATGGCCTGGCGATTTCGCTGATCTGCCATGGCGACTGGAACCTGATGTCGAGCGTCGAGCGCTACCTCAAGCAGAGCTTCGAGCGCCGCACCATCAAGGAAGTCAAAGGCACCTACGGCGGACCGAAAAAGGTCAAGGCCTCGGGCAAGGCCGTTGGCGTGAAGAAGAAAAAGGTCGACGCCAAGGGCGACAAGAAGAAAACCGGCGCCAAGGCCCCGACCAAGCGCAAGATCGCCAACCGTCCGAAGACCGACGCTTTGTCGCTGGTCAGCAAGGACGGCATGGCCCCACTCAAGCGCCGCAAGCCGGAGGCGCCAGCGGCTGAGTGAAGCTGCGTCAGCGCTTGATAAAAAGAACCGGACCTTGAGTCCGGTTTTTTATGGATAACTGAATCTGACGCAAAACCCGTGGCGAGGGAGCTTGCTCCCGCTGGGCTGCGCAGCAGCCCCAACAAAGTGGAATTTACAATCATCTAACGAGTTGACGCTTCGATTTCAGGGGGCGCTTCGCACCCAGCGGGAGCAAGCTACCTCGCCACAAAAGCAAGCTGTATCCGCTCCGGGCGTCACCCCGCTTTCTTCTCAGCATTCTTGAGCTCTTGAAGACGCTCATCAATCAACTGGCACTTGTCCGGCACATCTTTGCTGGCGGTCTCCAGGTCCATGGCCTGCAGTTCCTTATTCATTTCCTTAGCCTTCTCCGGGTTCTGTTCGGTGAGCCTGGTCACTTCCTTGGCCAATTGTTCACGCTTGGCGGTGGCTTGCTCGGGCGTGCAAGTGGCCCAGGCAGGCAGGGCGCAGGTGAGGGTGGCGGCGAGGGTGAGTTTGAGGAGGGTTTTCATGGCAGGGGCCTCGTATTCCTTGTTGGGCTGATAAGGGGTTGAGGCCACGCGAGGGTGGAAAGTTCATTGGCTGGATGTTGCGAGGCACGCCCGCGATTGTTTCTGTCCCTCTCGCAGGCAGTTTCCGGTTCCGCATCGGACCTTTCGTACTTCCGTGGGGGAGGCGTCTTATTTCAGATGGATGGTTTCGGTAATAGTCCCGCGGACTCAAACAAATAGTTGACGTCAAAATGATGGCTAATTAGTATCGCGCCACTATTTTGATATCGTTTTTGCTAGAGGGATCTAACATGTCCTCCCCCTTACTTTGGGCGAGGTTGTGCGTAGCTTTGCTGTGCCTTTCTCCGCTTCCCCTTGCTCACGCTGCCCCCACCCCCGGCGAAACCGACCTTATCCGCGAGCGTCAGAACCGCTTGCTCGAAGAGCAGCGTCAACGTCTGGAAGAACTCAAGGACTTACCCGGCAAGGCGGAGAAACCGGCCCAGCCAACAGCGCCTGCCGATGCCCGATGTTTCCCCATCAAGACCATCGAACTAAAGGGCGCCGACAGTCTGTCGGCCAGTGAGCGGGAAGCGTTGCTCAAACCTTACATCGGCCAATGCCTGGGCGTGACGCAGCTCAATGAACTGCTCAAAGTCATCACCGATCGCTACATCGAAAAAGGCCTGGTCACCAGCCGGGCCTATTTACCGCAGCAGGATTTGTCCGGCGGGCATTTAAGCGTGCTGGTGGTCGAAGGGCGGCTAGAAGGCTTGAAGGGCGCCGAGAACAGCAAGCTCTCGGACCGTGAATTGGCGATGGCCTTTCCTGGCAAGACCGGCGAGTTGGTCAACCTGCGAGAGATCGAGCAGATGGTCGATCAGCTCAATCGCCTGCCATCGAATCAGGCGAAGATGGAGCTGACCCCCGGCCAGAACGTCGGTGGCAGTGAAGTGCGCGTCACCAACGAAGTACAAAAGCCCTGGCGTGCCGGGCTGTCGCGTAGCAACGACGGCCAGCGCAGCACCGGCGAGCAGCAGTGGGGCACCAGTTTTGAGTGGGACAGCCCGCTGGGCTTGGCCGACCAGTTGATGTTGCGCGGTGGTCACGATGCGATGACCGACCACCAACACACCTCCAACAACGCCATGCTCTATTACAACTTGCCTTTTGGCTGGTGGAACGTCAGCTACACCTACAGTCGGAGCGAGTACCGCTCGCAGATCCCGGCCAACGGTTTCAACTTCAAGCAGACCGGCGACAGCCAGAACCATCAGTTGCGAGTCGAACGGGTGATTCACCGCGACGCCCTGAGCAAGACGTCTCTCAACACCGGCCTGGCCTACCTGCGCACCAATAACTTCATTGAAGACAGCAAACTGGACGTCAGCAGCAATCGCCTGAGTGAAGGGCAGTTCGGCATCAACCATGGCCGACGGGTCGGCAGTGCTTTCGTCAACCTGGACCTGGGTGTGCAGCAAGGCATCGGCGCTTTCGATGCCCAGGGCGATCACGATCCGGGTCCCGGCCAGGCCGACGCCCGTTATCGCAAATACACCGCTACCGTCAGCTACCTGCAACCGTTCAAGTTGTGGGGCGAATCGTTCAGTTTCAGCAGCCTGATGACCGGCCAGCGCAGCGAGGACGTGCTGTTCAGCCCCCAGCGCATGAGCCTGGGCGGGCAATCGTCGATTCGTGGCTACAAGGACCAGTCGCTATCCGGCGACAGCGGTGGTTATTGGCGCAACGACCTGCGCTGGAGCCGCCCGGTGACGCTGGAGTGGTGGCGCCCGGTGTTCGCTGAATACGGCACCAGCCTCGGTTACGACCAAGGCGTGATTCGTGGCGGCCGCTACAACGACGACCAGCACGGGCGCATGTCGAGCAATTCTCTGGAGTTGTTCGCCCGCGGCCAGCACCTGAGCGCCAGCGTCACCTTCGCCCATTCCCTGGAACGCCCGGATGCCCTGACCGAGCGCGAAGCGCCGATCTACTTCCGCGTGGATGTATTCCTTTAATTCCTGCTGCAACGAGACTCGATCATGGACGACCGCCAACACGCCTTTCTGGCCTGCCAGCCTTCTGCTGCCTTGCAAACCCGCGAGTACTTCTGGGGCATGCCCAAACGCGGCCTGGCGTTCCTGTTGGCCAACGTTATGTTCTGGCAACCGCTGTGGGCCCAGGCTGACGGCATCGTGGTCAGCGCGCCGGGCACAGGCCTGGACCGGGCCGGCAACGGCGTGCCCATCGTCAACATCGCCAAGCCCAACGGTAGCGGCCTGTCCCACAACCAGTTCAAGGATTACAACGTCGGCAGCAACGGCGTAATCCTCAACAACGCCACCGCCCGCACCCAGTCCACCCAGTTGGGCGGGATCATCCTCGGCAACCCGAACCTCAATGGCACGGCGGCCAAGACCATCCTCAACGAAGTCAACGGCGGCAACTGAGGTGCGAGATGGGGTTCGTATGCGTGTTGTTTACCAACCCGCGATAAGTAATGTTGTAACTGCATTTCCTGATAATGCACCTATACCACCTTATAAATCTATTAAGTAGGCTGCTATGTACTCGCAACGAATATTAAAGCTAGGTGCTAAATTTGAAGGGCGTTTGGAAGCGGTATTTCTGGCGGGGGCATTGGACTATGTCAAGTACAATGAAGAGAGCTTGGCGTTAGAGATTTTTTGTGAGCATATTTGTGAGTACGATGTAGCGCTGAGTGTTGATGAGTTTAAAGAGATTCAGGAGTTAGCATTGGATATGGGGTTTGAACTTGGAAATGCTCCTTTTAAATATTTGCAGGCGCTAACAAAGACTGAAGAGTAACGTTGAGTACATCTCGAGGAAAAGGGACAGATTTGAATGGCACTTACTTAACCTTCTTCAGGTACCCATTCTTCTTGACCTCAGCCCTTGCTGCTCGACGAGTTGTCATCAGCAAGGGATAAGGCTTGGGTCTTCGTTTTATAGCGCAAGATTCGATTCTGTCTGGGCGATTTCCTACACGCTTCTTGGTAATCAACTTAAGCAGAAAAACGGGGACAGACCCTGAGGGATCCTGTTCAGCCCCCAGCGCATGAGCCTGGGCGGGCAATCGTCGATTCGTGGCTACAAGGACCAGTCGCTGTCCGGCGACAGCGGTGGTTATTGGCGCAACGACCTGCGCTGGAGCCGCCCGGTGACGCTGGAGTGGTTGCGCCCGGTGTTCGCTGAATACGGCACCAGCCTCGGTTACGACCAAGGCGTGATTCGTGGCGGCCGCTACAACGACGACCAGCACGGGCGCATGTCGAGCAATTCGCTGGAGTTGTTCGCCCGCGGCCAGCACCTGAGCGCCAGCGTCACCTTCGCCCATTCCCTGGAACGCCCGGATGCCCTGACCGAGCGCGAAGCGCCGATCTACTTCCGCGTGGATGTATTCCTCTAATTCCTGCTGCAACGAGACTCGATCATGGACGACCGCCAACACGCCTTTCTGGCCTGCCAGCCTTCTGCTGCCTTGCAAACCCGCGAGCACTTCTGGGGCATGCCCAAACACGGCCTGGCGTTCCTGTTGGCCAACGTTATGTTCTGGCAACCGCTGATGACGAACGGGGACAGACCACGTTTTCTATGATGTAGAAACGTGGTCTGTCACCGTTTTTCTCTTATTGTTTGTGAAAAGTATGCAAAGTGTATCTCCCTTATTCGAGCACGAAATGGGCGACCCAAAGGTCGCCCGTTTTCGTTATTCAGCAGCCTGCGCCCGCAACCGCCTCCCAATCACGTCCATCACATCACACCCATCACGCAACGCTATCGTCAGCATCTTGCAAAAGTCCGAAAGCACCAGCGTATCGGAGCTGATATCCGAACGGAACGCGATATTTTCCAGCAGTTGGGTCACGGTGCGGATGCGGTAGTCGGCGGTTTCGAAGAGGACATCGAGCGGGGCTTCGGTGTCGATGAGCAGGGTGGCCGGGGTGCAGTCAATTCCGGTGATGGACATGTATCTGGTCATAGTCAGAGCCTCGAAAGTTGATTGAGTCTCTCTGTAGGTCGGGTCGCCAAACCCGGTCGCTTTTTTGGGTGACGAAGGACTATAGAGCGATCCACTCTTGAGCCACAAGACACCGCTTTCCGAGCTTCATGTAGGACCTTTGGCCTGGCAGTTGTCGGCTTTGGCTGAGGCCAAGCAGGCAACTGCTGCGCAGTCGAGCGGGAGCAAGCTCCCTCGCCACGGGGAGCGCGCTCGACTTGCGCGGGTTGGCGTATCAGCCATGGCAGCAGCTATGAGGCTTGGCCTCTTCGTATTTATCGTGATGCCGCACCCAGTCCATGATTTCGTCTTCGTTGCGGCCCTTGGGCGTGAGATCCAGGTAGTTGTAGGTGCCGACCAGGATGTCGAGGCCGCGGGCGTAGGTGGAGTAGGTGTGGAAGATGTCGCCGGCTTTGTTGCGATAGAAGACGCTTAGGCCGGGGAGTTCGCCTTCGGTGGTGTCGGTTTTTTCGTAGTTGTAGGTGGCTTTTCCGGCGGCGGTGTCTTCGGGTTTGAAGCTGACGCCGAAGTCGTAGTTGAAGTCGCAGCCTTCTGACGAGACCCAGTCGAAGGCCCAGCCCATGCGACGTTTGAACGGCTGGAACTCGGCGAACGGCGCGCGGGAGACGGCGACCACGGCGACGTCGTGGTGGGCCAGGTGTTGGTTGGCGCCGTCGATGTGGTCGGACAGGAATGAGCAGCCATCACAGCCTTCTGTCCAGCCGGGGCCGAACATGAAGTGGTAGATGATCAGTTGGCTGCGGCCGCCGAACAGGTCGGCCAGGCTCAGTTCGCCGTTGGGGCCCTGGAAACGGTAGGGTTTTTCGATTTTTACCCAGGGCAGGGCGCGGCGTTCTGCGCTGAGTTTGTCGCGTTCGCGGGTGAAGGCTTTTTCGTGGATCAGGTGCTGGCGACGGGCGGCGAGCCATTCTTCCCGCGAGACGACGGCATGATTTTCTACGTTCATGGTGAATTCTCCTGCGTGGCAGAGCCGCTGATTCGGCACTTCTGTCAGTGGTCGTTTGGCCCGGGGGGAATTCGACAGGCCGTTGGTCGGCTTGGGCAATAGCCCACCGGTAAGCCCGGCTGAACGGCAGCGCAGCGCCTGGGTCACACTTTAAGTAGGCATCTCACTCTTTGGAGGATGGACCAGGATGACGACTTATAACTGGGACTTGATCGAACGGTTGTTGCACGAAGTGCAAAACGGCGCCGGCCACAGCTTTACCCCTCGGCCTTATGCGGAGCAGTACGCGGCAGAGAAGGCAGCCGCAGGCGAGCCGATCGAGAACCTCGATCATCTGAAAGCGGTCGCCGGGGAGTACGAAAAGCTGCTGTTGGAGCGTAACTATATCGAGCCTCGGCCGGAGGAAGAGGGCGGTAACGGCGAGAACTTTGTGCTGACGCCCCGTGGCTCGCGGTTGTTGAGCCTGATCGACAGCAGCATCCCGGGCAATGATCATCCGCGCCAGGTGCTGGATGAGCAGGAAGATGCGCTGGATGAGTTTACTTTTGATGAGGTGGCTTCGAAGGCGCAGATTGCCTGACAGGCCTGCACTGAGCCCTGTGGGAGCGAGCTTGCTCGCGATAGCGGTCTGACATCAACAGGTGTGTTGCCTGTTCTGCCGCTATCGCGAGCAAGCTCGCTCCCACATTCGATCTCCCACATGCATCTCAGTGGTTTTATGAGCGTGCTGCCTTCAGGCACTTCAAATCACTGAAATCCTTTTTCACCCGGTCGATTTTCCTCAGCAAATGTTCGCGCTGCGTCGGGGTGCTGTCGGCCATCACGTCCACCAGCAGGCTGCGGGCCTGGGCTTCGGTTTTGTCGAAGGCCTGGCGGTAGGCGGGGGTCCAGAGGCTTTCGCGGTCGACCAGCAGTTGCTCGATGCGCTTGGGGAAATCGGGGCTGTGGCGTTGGGCCACAGCTTCGCTGAACTGGTTTTGCCAGTGCGCGCGGTTGGCGATCCATTGCTGGTTTTGATCGCCCAAGGCTCGGGACCAGGCCTGCACGCGTTGGCGCTGGGTTTCGCTTAGCGGGCCGAGCCAGTCGTTCAGGCGTTTCTCCATGCGTTCGCTGCGCTCCTGGATTTGCTGCTGCAACGTCGGCTTGAGGTATTGCTGCTGGCGTTTGCGTTGGTCTTTGACGAACGCGGCGTCCATGTCCGCGACCTGATCGTCGTTCAACCCCTGCAATAACTCGATGGCCGACGGGGTGATTTCCCGGGCGGTTTCGGCGATGGCGGCCTTGGCTTCCCGGGTACGCTGTTGCAGGGCCTGGTCGGTCACCTGGTTGGTTTGCACCATGTTCTTCAAGCGGTCCAGCCAGTCAAGGTAGCCGGGCAGTTGTGTGGTGCAATGCCAGTTCAAGTGTTCATTGAGACGGTCGTTGAACCAGTCCTTTTGCTCGCCATTGATGTCCAGATAGTCGTTGAGCGTCCAGGGGATGATCAGGTCGAGGTTGCGGTAGGCCAGGCCCACGCGGCTGCAGGCGGTGACGGTGAGCAGCAGGGCCATGAGGAGGGCGATGCGGGTGAACCAGCGCGACATGAGCGAGTCCTTGCGAAGGCATGGGTTGCGAAGGCGTAACTGTCTTGTTTGAGCATGGCAGGTGCGCGGCAGTTCAGCCGATCGAATAAGTAACGCTTAGTAAAAAGGGTGGGCCATCTTGAGGGTCAGCAGGCCGTCGCATTCGCTGTTGTGGCCGGAGTACGCCGAGCAACGGCTGCCGCTCAGGCTGGAGTCGCTGTAGATCAGGTCCAGGTCGATGCCTCTCCAGGGGCGGGAAATTTTCAACGACCAGTCACTGAAACTGCCTACATAACCGTCCTCCACCGACACCGGTGAGTTGTACTGGTGGGTGGTGTATTTGGCGCTGACGCCAATGCCAAACGGCACGTTGCCGCCCAGGTCGGCAAACAAGGTGCTGTTCTGTTTATCCGGGTCGTTGCTGAAGGCCGCGCCGAAACGGCTGCCCAGTACGGTCAGGCCACCGAAGAATTCCTGGCTGTCGAGCGTGTCGAGGGTGGGGTAGCTGTAGTGGATCAGGCCGATTTCGTAACCCAGGGTCTGGTCGAAGGGCTGTTTGAAGCCCATGTAGGAATCGACTTCAAGATTGCTCGATGGGCTCAGGCCAACGCTGGGCGACCACTGGCCCACGTACCAGCCGCTGTCGTGGCTCAGGTCCAGGCCGCCATGAAACGAGCCGGTGCTTGACGGCGTGACCAGGCCCTGGGCCATGCTGCGGCTGGGCGTGGTGCCGAGTTTGAGGTCGAAGTCGCCGAGCTCGCCCTGAAACACCTGCCCATGGGCGAGAGGGCAGGCCAGCAGGCTGAGCGTCAGGGAGACAATGGGAATGCGCATGCTTCACTCCATGGATAGCGAGGAGCAGGATCGGTCATCAAGCTGAAACACTTGAGCTAGAGAGGTGCAAGCATACCGGCGAAAGCTCGGCAGCGAAGGCCGTTCGTCGATTCTTGCAGGATGAGGGTAAGCGGGGAGGTTCCAGTCCAAGCGCTTCGAAGCTCAAAGCGCTTTGGGACCAGGTGACGCGCGGGTTACTTTTTGCCCAGGCTGATCTGCTTGGACGGGCCGAATGTCTGGCCGCTGACGCCCTTGGCAATTTGCTGGATTTCACCGCCGGACTTGAGGAATGCAGCGATCTGGTCGTTGATAGACTCGCTGGTTTCCACGGCTGGAGCGGGCTTTGCTTTGCTGTTGGATGCTTTTACGCGCATGACGGCCATTAACCTGTAAATAATTAATTGGGCCAGGCATCGTACAGGAAATACTTGACAATTGCTTGGCAAATATACTCCCTCAATTATCACGCCGGGTGCTGGAATAAGGCGTGGTGTATGCCGTCATTATTGCCCTAAGCCACTGTTTTAAATAGCAACCCTCTGGACTGTATAACTTAAAAACGGCTGGCCGAAACGGCCTGGAGGGCCGTTGTCCGCCTGACGAATGGCCGCATACGCGAGGAAAACCCAGGGAAATCAACGGCTGCACAAGGCCCTTCCGGCCGCCCGCGCCAGAGGCCACGAATCACGCCGCAAAACCGGGTAGAATGCCGCCCACGCAATGAGGGTATTGGAAATGGCTTTAGTCGGGCGCTACAACAGTTTGCAAGTGGTTAAACACACTCACTTCGGTTTATATCTGGACGGCGGTGCGGACGGCGAAATTCTGCTGCCCAATCGTTATATCCCCAAGGATATTCCCAGCGAAGATGAAGACTGGCTCAATGTTTTTATTTATCTGGACAGCGACGACAAACTGATCGCTACCACGGAAAAACCCAAGGTTCAGGTCGGAGAGTTTGCCAGCCTGAAAGTGGTTGAAGTCAACAGCATCGGTGTATTCCTGGACTGGGGCCTGCCCAAGGACTTGCTGCTGCCGTATTCCGAAGAAAAGCGCCAGATGACCGCCGGCGAATATTGCGTGGTGCACGTCTACCTCGACAAGCACACCCGCCGCATCACCGCCACGGCGCGCCTGGACCGTTATCTGGACAAGACCCCGGCCAACTACACGCCGGGGCAGGAAGTCGATTTGCTGGTCGCCGAAGCCACCGACATGGGCTTCAAGGCGATCATCAATAACAAGCACTGGGGCCTGATTCACAAGAACGAAATCTTCAAGTTCATGCGCGCCGGCAAGCAGGAAAAAGGTTTCATCAAGGAAATCCGCCCGGACGGCAAGATCAGCTTGAGTTTGCAACCGGTGGGTCAGGAAGCGGCGACCAGCCTCAATGCCAAGATCCTCGCCAAGTTGCGCGAAAACAACGGCACGCTGCCGGTCAGCGACAAGAGCGACCCGGTGCTGATCAGCAGCCTGTTTGGTGTCAGCAAGGGCAACTTCAAGAAAGCCATTGGTGCGCTCTACAAGAATGGGCAAATTGTCATTCATGCTGATCGGATTGAGTTGAGCTGATCTTCAGTCGAGCCACGGCATCTGTGGCAAGTAAGGATTCATGTGGCCAGGGGAGGCCGCTGTGGGAGCAAGGCTTGCCCGCGATGGAGACGATGCGGTCTTTCTGATACCGAGGCGCCTGTTTCGCGAGCAAGCTTTGCTCCCACAGCGATGCGCCGTTCCTCAAAATCTCCTGGCCACAGGAGCGGTGTTCGGCTCTCCTCTGTATACAAAACCCTGCACCTTTAGCATGCACCCACGCCCTGTTCGTGGGCGCGTGCCTGCTCCTGCCCGGCTTTAGTCCCCGCCACACACCGCAGTTTGTCTCATATTCCCCACCTCTGGCACGCATTCTGCGTAGCAACCCGTATACAAACCATGCCGGCTCCCGTGCGCAGTATGGTGAGCAGGTTGATACGGGGGCACGGCGGTCCTCAAAAGGAGCCTCGCAATGTCCGAGCAACTGCCCAACGGCTACAGCCCTCGTCTCTATAACGAAGACCTGGGTCCGCTGCCGCAGAAATGGAACTGGTACAACATTTTCGCGTTTTGGATGAGTGATGTGCACAGTGTCGGCGGTTATGTGTTCGCTGCCAGCCTGTTCGCGTTGGGGCTGGCGAGTTGGCAGGTGTTGATTGCGTTGCTCTGCGGCATCTGCATCGTGCAGTTGATCGCCAACCTGGTTGCCAAGCCGAGCCAGCAAGCGGCGGTGCCGTATCCGGTGATCTGTCGCCTGGCGTTTGGGGTATTCGGGGCGAATATTCCTGCGGTGATCCGCGGCTTGATCGCGGTGGCGTGGTACGGCATTCAGACGTACCTGGCTTCCAGCGCGCTGATCATTGTGGTGCTGCGGTTTTTTCCTTCCATGGAAGTCTATGCCTCGCCGCAATTTGCCGGATTGTCCTACTTGGGCTGGTTCGGTTTCCTCAGCTTGTGGTTCGTCCAGGCGCTGGTGTTCTGGGCCGGTATGGAGTCGATCCGTCGCTTTATCGACTGGGCCGGACCGGTGGTGTACGCCGTAATGTTCCTGTTGGCGGGTTGGATCGTATGGAAAGCCGGCTGGAGCAACATCAATTTCACTCTGGCGGAGAAGTCCTTGTCCGGCTGGCAAGCGTTCGGTCAGGTGATCGTCGCGACGGCGTTGGTGGTGTCGTACTTCTCCGGTCCGACCCTCAATTTTGGTGATTTCAGTCGCTACTGCCGGAGCATGTCTGACGTGCGCCGTGGCAATTTCTGGGGGCTGCCGGTGAATTTCCTGGCGTTCTCCCTGGTGACCGTGGTGATTGTTTCCGGGACGTTGCCGGTGTTCGGCGAAATGCTCCATGACCCGATCGCCACCGTGGCGCGTATCGACAACGACGTGGCGGTGTTGCTGGGCGCCTTTGCCTTTGTGACTGCCACCATCGGCATCAATATTGTCGCCAATTTTGTATCCCCGGCGTTCGACTTCGCCAACGTCGCCCCCAGCAAGATCAGCTGGCGTGCCGGCGGCATGATTGCCGCGATTGCATCGATATTCATCACGCCGTGGAACCTGTTCAACAACCCCGAAGTGATTCACTACACCCTGGACGTGCTGGCAGCGTTCATCGGTCCGCTGTTCGGGATTCTGTTGGTGGATTACTACCTGATCAAAAAGCAGCAGATCGACGTCGATGCGCTGTTCAATGACGGGCCCAGCGGGCGCTATTACTACAGCGGCGGCATCAACTGGACGGCGGTCAAGGCGCTGGTGCCGGCGACGTTGATGGGCGTGGCGATTACCTTCACGCCGATGTTGCAACCGATGGCCAATTTCGCCTGGTTCACCGGTTGCTTCCTGGGCGGGGTGTTGTATTTCGCCTTGGCACGGCGTGACTCGACCGTGCACCTGAGCCCATCGCTCGGCCAGGCCTGATTAACGCAGGGCGGTCTGGGCGCAAGGGCTCACCGTACCCCCGCTGGCGGGCCGCAGTAACAGCCCGCCGGCCAGCAGCAGGCCACTGCCGGCAATGATCAGCGCCGGTTGCAAGCCACCGCTGAAGTGGCTGCTCGACGCCGCCAGCAATGGCCCGCTGAGCTGGCCCAAGGCAAAGCAGGCGGTCAACAGGCCCGCGTTGCGCTGGGTGGCGTGGGGTGCCAGTTCCCGGGAACGCAGCATTACCAGTTGCATGCAGGCCAGGAATGGTGCTCCACACAGGATTACGCCCAGCGCCAGCCCCGGCCCGCTGCCCAGCAGGCAGGCGAATACTCCGGCGGCTTGCAGCCAGAGTGTACCGATCAGCCAGCGACCGGTGGTGTTCGGGTTGGGACGACGCAAGCTGACCAGCAACACGCCAGTGGCGGCGGCCAGACCGAAGCAGGGCCAGAACAGGTCTGCTTGCCATTGCCCGTGGAACTGCGCCGAGGCCATCTGCGACAGGAAGGTGGCGGGAATGATGTAGCCCAAGCCGTACAGGGCATACACCACGCCAAGTCGAGCGATGCCACGGTTCGGCGAGGCGCTGACGGGCGCTGTAGCGGTCGCGGCTGCGGCGGGTTGCGGCAGAATCGGCAGAATCACCAGCAGCATCGCCAATGCCACGCCGGCATACACAAGCCACAGGGTCGCGGAGGTCTGGCCGAGCAGGTTCGAGCCCAAGGCGAGCAAACCGGTCAGAAAAATCCCCAACCCTGGGCCGGCAAACACCAGGGCGCCGAGCCGTGGCCGTCCCGCCGCCGCAGCCAAGGGTTGGCTCAGGGCGGTGATCATCACCAACACCCAGGCGCTTGCCACTCCGGTACCAAAGCGCAGTGCCAAGTGTGGCCAGAAGCCCCAGGCCCAGAACGAAGCCAGGGTCAGCAGCACGCACAGCCACAGGCCCCCGATCAAACGCCGCCGCAACTGTTCCGGACGGCGGGCGAACATGGCGTCCAGCGCGCCGAGGAAGTAACCCAGGTAGTTGGCCGCGGCAATCAGACCGGCGGCGGTCAAGTCGATCTGACCTTCGCCGATTAAATGAGGTAACTGCGGCGTTAAGGCGAAGCGACCAATGCCCATGGCCATCATCAGGGCGATGAAACTGCCGAGCAGGCGAATCAGA is drawn from Pseudomonas rhizophila and contains these coding sequences:
- a CDS encoding ShlB/FhaC/HecB family hemolysin secretion/activation protein, with the protein product MSSPLLWARLCVALLCLSPLPLAHAAPTPGETDLIRERQNRLLEEQRQRLEELKDLPGKAEKPAQPTAPADARCFPIKTIELKGADSLSASEREALLKPYIGQCLGVTQLNELLKVITDRYIEKGLVTSRAYLPQQDLSGGHLSVLVVEGRLEGLKGAENSKLSDRELAMAFPGKTGELVNLREIEQMVDQLNRLPSNQAKMELTPGQNVGGSEVRVTNEVQKPWRAGLSRSNDGQRSTGEQQWGTSFEWDSPLGLADQLMLRGGHDAMTDHQHTSNNAMLYYNLPFGWWNVSYTYSRSEYRSQIPANGFNFKQTGDSQNHQLRVERVIHRDALSKTSLNTGLAYLRTNNFIEDSKLDVSSNRLSEGQFGINHGRRVGSAFVNLDLGVQQGIGAFDAQGDHDPGPGQADARYRKYTATVSYLQPFKLWGESFSFSSLMTGQRSEDVLFSPQRMSLGGQSSIRGYKDQSLSGDSGGYWRNDLRWSRPVTLEWWRPVFAEYGTSLGYDQGVIRGGRYNDDQHGRMSSNSLELFARGQHLSASVTFAHSLERPDALTEREAPIYFRVDVFL
- a CDS encoding MafI family immunity protein, producing the protein MYSQRILKLGAKFEGRLEAVFLAGALDYVKYNEESLALEIFCEHICEYDVALSVDEFKEIQELALDMGFELGNAPFKYLQALTKTEE
- a CDS encoding DUF899 domain-containing protein, encoding MNVENHAVVSREEWLAARRQHLIHEKAFTRERDKLSAERRALPWVKIEKPYRFQGPNGELSLADLFGGRSQLIIYHFMFGPGWTEGCDGCSFLSDHIDGANQHLAHHDVAVVAVSRAPFAEFQPFKRRMGWAFDWVSSEGCDFNYDFGVSFKPEDTAAGKATYNYEKTDTTEGELPGLSVFYRNKAGDIFHTYSTYARGLDILVGTYNYLDLTPKGRNEDEIMDWVRHHDKYEEAKPHSCCHG
- a CDS encoding transcriptional regulator; amino-acid sequence: MTTYNWDLIERLLHEVQNGAGHSFTPRPYAEQYAAEKAAAGEPIENLDHLKAVAGEYEKLLLERNYIEPRPEEEGGNGENFVLTPRGSRLLSLIDSSIPGNDHPRQVLDEQEDALDEFTFDEVASKAQIA
- a CDS encoding DUF6279 family lipoprotein; translation: MSRWFTRIALLMALLLTVTACSRVGLAYRNLDLIIPWTLNDYLDINGEQKDWFNDRLNEHLNWHCTTQLPGYLDWLDRLKNMVQTNQVTDQALQQRTREAKAAIAETAREITPSAIELLQGLNDDQVADMDAAFVKDQRKRQQQYLKPTLQQQIQERSERMEKRLNDWLGPLSETQRQRVQAWSRALGDQNQQWIANRAHWQNQFSEAVAQRHSPDFPKRIEQLLVDRESLWTPAYRQAFDKTEAQARSLLVDVMADSTPTQREHLLRKIDRVKKDFSDLKCLKAARS
- a CDS encoding TorF family putative porin; protein product: MRIPIVSLTLSLLACPLAHGQVFQGELGDFDLKLGTTPSRSMAQGLVTPSSTGSFHGGLDLSHDSGWYVGQWSPSVGLSPSSNLEVDSYMGFKQPFDQTLGYEIGLIHYSYPTLDTLDSQEFFGGLTVLGSRFGAAFSNDPDKQNSTLFADLGGNVPFGIGVSAKYTTHQYNSPVSVEDGYVGSFSDWSLKISRPWRGIDLDLIYSDSSLSGSRCSAYSGHNSECDGLLTLKMAHPFY
- a CDS encoding CvfB family protein, which encodes MALVGRYNSLQVVKHTHFGLYLDGGADGEILLPNRYIPKDIPSEDEDWLNVFIYLDSDDKLIATTEKPKVQVGEFASLKVVEVNSIGVFLDWGLPKDLLLPYSEEKRQMTAGEYCVVHVYLDKHTRRITATARLDRYLDKTPANYTPGQEVDLLVAEATDMGFKAIINNKHWGLIHKNEIFKFMRAGKQEKGFIKEIRPDGKISLSLQPVGQEAATSLNAKILAKLRENNGTLPVSDKSDPVLISSLFGVSKGNFKKAIGALYKNGQIVIHADRIELS
- a CDS encoding NCS1 family nucleobase:cation symporter-1, encoding MSEQLPNGYSPRLYNEDLGPLPQKWNWYNIFAFWMSDVHSVGGYVFAASLFALGLASWQVLIALLCGICIVQLIANLVAKPSQQAAVPYPVICRLAFGVFGANIPAVIRGLIAVAWYGIQTYLASSALIIVVLRFFPSMEVYASPQFAGLSYLGWFGFLSLWFVQALVFWAGMESIRRFIDWAGPVVYAVMFLLAGWIVWKAGWSNINFTLAEKSLSGWQAFGQVIVATALVVSYFSGPTLNFGDFSRYCRSMSDVRRGNFWGLPVNFLAFSLVTVVIVSGTLPVFGEMLHDPIATVARIDNDVAVLLGAFAFVTATIGINIVANFVSPAFDFANVAPSKISWRAGGMIAAIASIFITPWNLFNNPEVIHYTLDVLAAFIGPLFGILLVDYYLIKKQQIDVDALFNDGPSGRYYYSGGINWTAVKALVPATLMGVAITFTPMLQPMANFAWFTGCFLGGVLYFALARRDSTVHLSPSLGQA